aatttaaaaGCAACACTGCTTGCTGCTGAAATATGCCAAGTAACAACACATGGTTTTGACACTTGTTGATAATAGTCGAAGGCATGTGTTAATTCGGCATACATATAACCCCATGATGAGCATTTTATTGCAATAAAATCTCATTTTTAATCTTAATATCCCCGCTTTCTACCGACAAACACGACAGTGGAAGACTTCACAGAAAGCAGGCTGAAGCAGACAGTTTACCAAACGGTGTCATGCAGAGAGCAATCACAGAAGCTAAATCTCTCATGTAATTTGAACATTGCAGTTTTAATAAGCAGATATAAGTGACAAACAGAGATGGTTTACGTATGATAGTTTAGAAAAGGTCATCGACACAATGCATCTAAAAGAGTTTCGGAGCATGCAAGTCACTTTTGTCATACaggtactttttttaaactcgtgcatgacaaaaaatattcaattaaaacacaaagtattTGCACGAAAACCTGCAGGAGAGGCTGCATGGCGCGTTAAGCTTACAGTTTTGCCGCTAAACCACGCAGCCTGTCCGTACAATGCAATGGTGCCACAGTAACTTTAAAAAGCGATTAATGTACGCCTCCCGTAATCGATATCACAGACACGATTGATCGAAGTTAATCTCCATTCAATCGACAACAATTTCTACACAAAGGAGGCTGGATTTAACCGCCTGGTACTTCATTTGACTTCGCTTTCTTCTCAAACTAACAATAACTTTACATCGAATTTGTGTTGTAGTTACGTAAACGTAAGAATAACCACGCGTGTACAGCTACAGTTTTCGACGTGTTTTCACTAAGTCTCACGCAAACGTAAAGGTTTAAAGCCGTGAGTTTGAATATTACGTCGTTTGAGTTCCCCCATGAGTTACCTTTCAAATTTTCCGCCATGTTTTCCGCACAGCCGCCAAAataagagcagcagcagcgcagGGAAGGGTTGTGACGCACAAAAGACTGAGGCGGCTGCTGATTGGACGAGGGGCAGCTATCGCCCCTGTGATTGGCTAAGAGGCGGTGAGGAGGGTTTACCGGAAGAGAAAGGATGTCGTAGGAAGCTAGCAGGATTCAGAAAGTAGTTACGGCAGTATTTCTGCTTCTTGGTGGGAAACTTGAAGGGTAGtaagtctttaaaaacattaattaatCCCAGCATTAACAATAGAAGTACAAACTAAAATATAACCGTCACCTGATCCATGATACAACGTTATTTCTGTCACAGTTAATTTTAACTAAATACTTTCAACATGTAGTTTAAAGGGACCTGTGAGCGAGCAtttccttttcatttatttataatagtttatttttaattatccAGGAACAAAAAGATGAATAATCTCATATCTGCTCTTCTCTCACAAGACATTAAAGGGGACAgtttttttgaacatatatttgggtaacctgagtgtctaccgaccaaAAAAATGTGAtctaaacccatccagtcctttgtttgtggtctgcataagtcttacaacacagagaaaaatgttcattttcaaatgtgcattgtgatgtcacaagttgtcACAAGTCAATAAAGACAAGCAGTCAGATACATTtgaaatcccttttttttttttttagaaagtgcTTTAGAAACCAAAATCAACATACATGACTCTACAttgtaaacacaaataaatatggGTGAAGGTCACAGCGGGAAAATCTACGAGCAAAGTCAGTACGCAAGAATCGATTATGATCTGTCACTACATCGATACAGAATCGTCCACATCCGCATCGTAAAAACAATTCAATCAACACCCCTGGTTAAGTTTAAGCTGTACAGGTTTGGTGACTCTGCATAATGTTGAGAATGAGTATTTACAGTCAGGCAAAGTCTTCTCTGTAAATACGTAtatgtgtctgtttttgctCCATATGTAATATCACAGGGTGTCCAGTTCCAAGGTAAGTCCTTATGCCCGCATGCATCCAATCCAGGGCCATCATAATCTAGTCTTCTGTTTGATGCCATCACCTGTCAAACCATCGTAACATCTTTAGATTCCTGATAGTTCACATCAGCCCTGACAGTAACATGGGTCACGTCTACATCAGTTTCCTCTACAGGCCCGAGCTCCACTGGCTCCGGTCTGCGTGACCTCCTAGCCGGAGGAAAGGGGAAACCCTCCAGAGGTGTGTGCTCGATCTTACACAGGCTGTCCTCCATGTTACTGTAGCTGTGATGATCGGAGGCACTGCTGAGGCAGCGTCTGGGCCTAacctcctctgacctctgtcctGGCTCTGGACGAGTCCTCTGAACGTCGTCTGTTTGAACGGCTTTGTCCGTCACACCCACCAGCCTCTCCTCGTCCTCCACCACGCTCGGCTCCACCTTACGGAAAGTGTGGCGGGCGTACAGGCCGATGCAGAACATCTCCACGATCACACAATAGTGGTAGATCACTGAAGTTAGACAGAGAACACAACAAGCAGGTTCACAAACCATTCTTTTCCAATATTGGATTACTGTCATATGTCCTTTTTACTGCTGTGCACCTCGATACAGGTCGCTCTTCAATCTGATTTTTATAATACTATATATAACTATAAATCTGCAGCTAGTTGTCCATTTCATGCCTGAGTTTAGATTTTAAAAGTGTTCACTAAAATGTctgtgaaatgtattttaatcgTCTGCTCTAGAAagaccaagaaaatggatcacatcagtccagttctgaggtctgtacactggctcccagtctgtcagagaaaagactttaaaatcctgctgctggtttataaagcgcttaatggtttagggccaaaatacattagtgacctcctgattaattacgaaccatccagaccgctcagatcgtctgggacaggtctgctctctgtccccagagtcagaaccaaacatggagaagcagtgttcagtttctatgctccttatatctggatcaaactcccagaaaactgcaggtctgctgaaactctgagctcttttaaatccaggttgaagacacacctgtttacagctgcctttaattaaacagctttaataagattttaaactttaactctgcactgttgtttttttttttacttgatttatttcaattaatttcatttgaattatttttatttgaacatattttcagatttattaatttcttttctctgtcatgatgctttttgatgtcttgtgtgaagcactttgaattaccttgttgttgaaatgtgcgacataaataaacttgccttgctcTTTGATGCAAACCTTCACACAGACTCTAAAATGATTCCTACAATTGATCAACTGAGGGGAATGTATGTGACATTTACATATGTGAACACGTGCAGTGCTAGATGAGCAAACATGTTTGTCCTGTGACTTACACTGGGACCTGGTCAGGGTGGAGAAAGGTGGCGTGCAGGGGATCACCTCCAGAGCCCCCATGGTCTCTAAGATGCCGCTCTGCAGGCCGCAGAGCACCAATACCACGATGATGCAGATGAACTTGGCACTCAGTCCGTAGCCATGTAGAGCACTCTTTGTGGCTTTGTAGAACAGGAGGTGGCCGTAAAAGGACACAAAGGTGGACACACATATGATGGCGTTCACATACAGGTTTGGGTTGACAGAATCCACCTGGAGATGAAGAAGGTGGTTGTGTactattttaaaaactacagtTAGCATTAAGTAACCAACGTTGAGTTTCCTTTTTAAAACTCATGCATGCATCACAGTATTCACACTGACTGTTAATGCAAAAATGCACTGTGAGTACTTCCTTCCTGATCTCTCAAACTTCTCGGATTTTGTTTTATGAGATACTTGTGCACATGGAGATAAAACCGCAAACATTCAGACCATCTTGTCATGTTAACATTCAAACTTCTGTACTTGGCAAGGTCTTTATTtccagattccctcaattcttttagatcccttcttaaaacgtacttttacagacttgcttttatgtgatgtcgtcttcttaatgtcttttcttactggttttactatttttatctttatttacttcttactgtccttttatttaggctctttatttatgctcttatctcgtatttatgctcttatcttaactcttatgttttaacttggtaatttcttatcttacttactttgtctagtcatgttttatatatactttttatttttattaataatataggtttttttttatcctttaaccacttgtttttatttcttttactgctcttaccttcttattgctgttatctttttatttttttcagctcttttagtttcttacatctt
This region of Labrus bergylta chromosome 12, fLabBer1.1, whole genome shotgun sequence genomic DNA includes:
- the si:dkey-16n15.6 gene encoding organic solute transporter subunit alpha isoform X1; translation: MGRTTNCSWIGSELPLSSQVFSAIKDELWLFLIPAGLAVIILGVFLEEVGFFLRHIPSSRRKWLYLWILGMYPVFVLTSLIALYVPRSSSLCNFIASLYHSITLLKFMGLITDFFGGKARMLSALSGQRVSPDPFPCCCCCCLPMVSISSSSRGWMMAAVLQLSVVRSILFFVTLVLWTDEQYDYGDVDSVNPNLYVNAIICVSTFVSFYGHLLFYKATKSALHGYGLSAKFICIIVVLVLCGLQSGILETMGALEVIPCTPPFSTLTRSQLIYHYCVIVEMFCIGLYARHTFRKVEPSVVEDEERLVGVTDKAVQTDDVQRTRPEPGQRSEEVRPRRCLSSASDHHSYSNMEDSLCKIEHTPLEGFPFPPARRSRRPEPVELGPVEETDVDVTHVTVRADVNYQESKDVTMV
- the si:dkey-16n15.6 gene encoding organic solute transporter subunit alpha isoform X2; the encoded protein is MGRTTNCSWIGSELPLSSQVFSAIKDELWLFLIPAGLAVIILGVFLEEVGFFLRHIPSSRRKWLYLWILGMYPVFVLTSLIALYVPRSSSLCNFIASLYHSITLLKFMGLITDFFGGKARMLSALSGQRVSPDPFPCCCCCCLPMVSISSSRGWMMAAVLQLSVVRSILFFVTLVLWTDEQYDYGDVDSVNPNLYVNAIICVSTFVSFYGHLLFYKATKSALHGYGLSAKFICIIVVLVLCGLQSGILETMGALEVIPCTPPFSTLTRSQLIYHYCVIVEMFCIGLYARHTFRKVEPSVVEDEERLVGVTDKAVQTDDVQRTRPEPGQRSEEVRPRRCLSSASDHHSYSNMEDSLCKIEHTPLEGFPFPPARRSRRPEPVELGPVEETDVDVTHVTVRADVNYQESKDVTMV